The Mycteria americana isolate JAX WOST 10 ecotype Jacksonville Zoo and Gardens chromosome 16, USCA_MyAme_1.0, whole genome shotgun sequence DNA segment ATTCTTGTAGAACCCATCCAACCAAACCGCCCCTGCTGTCTTGGCACAGGCCTTTGGGAGCATCCTGAACCTTGTGCCACTGGCAGAGAGCGTGGTGAAGCTGAACGCCGTGTGCATGGAGTGCTACCGAGAAGCCTCCTATACAAAgaggctgggagcagagagggaggtgagTTCCCTTGGAACAGAAAGCACTTCATTAGCTTCACCCTGCCAGTCCTGCTAGTCCGGAGGGATCTCCTCAGGGGAactgggctctgcagagtcactcTCCCAATTTTCTTGCCAGGTTGAAGTGATTGGAGGAGCAGACAAGTACCACTCTGTCTGCCGAGCCTGCTACTTCCGCAAGCGGCCTCAGCAGCCTGGGTTGGAAAACAAGGAGAACGTGCCCGTGGGGGTGAAGCAGCTGGACGTGGCTCCCTCCCGGAAGATCTTTGCTTCTTGACTGCTGGGCTCCTGCATGGGGAAACATGAGAGGAAGGAAGCTAGATGCTGTGGCTTCCAGATGCCAGATCTGGCTTCCCCTGCTTTTAGCAAAACTGTTAAGTGTCTTAGCTCTACCTGCCAAACCAAGCTGCTGTTCCTCTGCACCGAGCGCCAGGACAGAGGAGGATCAACTGGACCTGATGCTGGGGGGCAGCTGAAGCGGGAGCCTGACTAGAAGTGAGTTCCTTTCTCTGAACACGGAAAAGAGACAGGTGTAGTTACTGATGCTGCCACACAAACAGGTCCTGGAAAACTGTCACAGTGAGCCAGGCTGCAGGGCTTCCATCGCTCGCCATAGTTCTGGCCTGCTCCCCTGGTCTGCGTATGTTCAGGCTGGCACTGGTGGCTGGTTCACTTGCCTGTGAATGCAACCATTTCTTTATCTCTTGTGCCCTGTTGCTAAATTCCAGGTTTCTTAAGACAATGTACAGTAACTCAGTATTTTAAACCCACTTCCTTTTTTAACGTGGTCTGAGGAGATAACCCGTTCCTTGTCACAGAGCTGTGGCACAACTTTTCAACTGAcacacgcagcagcagcagcctggccctcAGCAGTCCCTTCGAACGATTGTGTGCGGCCTGTTTGCTGTTACGCTCACTTGCTGTAACTGTCTTGTAAATTTTTGTTGAAACagaaggggggggaaagaaaggcTTGACTTAACGGCCTGACAGTAGGATCCTCCTAGTTTTTGAACTTTAAAAGGGCTAGCAGTAGTCTGTGTAGTAAGACAGAGTCCTTTTGGAAGAACGAGACTTCACTTCAGGAAGAGTCTCCTCTCCAAAATCAGGGTGTTTTTTCTCAGGTCCAAGCCTGGCGCTGCCACTTCAGTGCTTAGTTATCTGCGAAGGGTTTGGAGGCTCGGGACTTAATCTGTAAAGTTTTGGGCTACCGTTTCTGTGAAGATCCAGCTACTAGGAAAAGGGTCTCTGCTTTGAGTGGATGGTTCTCAACTCTAGTCATGTATCTTGCTCCCTCCTGAGCCTTCCAAAAATTCTCAAGGCTGATTCTTTCTCTGCTGTAAGTTGGCTGAAGgatcctcttcctcctttgcttGACTTGGCTTCTGGAAGGgtttgggtgtttggttttttttccttactccttCCAAGAGTGCTTTTCCCTGTAAGCCAGTGTCCACAAGCTCCAAGCAGTAGCCCTTGGTTCTGGCCAGGTCAAATCTCCATGTGCAAATGCAGTGCTCTCTGTTTGCCTCCACCCTCCAGCTAGGAGGAGGCATCTCCCTAGAAGGTTACAAGAGCTGTCGGAAAAcccctgctccctctgccttACTTGAAGCCATGACAGTTGTAGTACTCACAAGCACTTGGTTGCCAGGCCTGGGCTTTCCCCTTAGGGAGGGGGAAGGTGGCACTGCTACTGGTTTAGGTTAATAAATAACTTAATGAAATCGTCTCTGCGTGGTTTATGCCAGACTGCTCTGAAAAGGCTTCCCTGCAGTGAACGGTGTGCAAACACTGCAGGCTGATGGCTCACAGCCGCAGCCtgggcgggggggctggcggcAGGGGTGGTGTTGGAGTTGTCTGCTCAAACTTGCTACCAGACTCCGAGGCGCAGGAGGGCTTGCCTAAAAATAGCACTAGCGTGAGTGTGCTGTTTGCAGTGCAgcactgggctggggctgctctgccgcTTCCCTGCCTGGAACCCCCCGGCCCTCGGGGAGAGAGGAGGAACCCTGTTCTGCTTCCCTAGAGAAGACGGGCACGCGGTGGCCAGGTGAAAAAGTTTATTCCATCTCTACAGTGACAAACAAAGAGCTACTTGaccgccagccccagcagcgaCAGCTCACACGCCGCACACTGCTGCTGGGATCAGCTTCACAACAGGTGCAGCAGAAAACCTGAGACAGCCAGCCTGCACGGGCGCCGCAGCGGCACCCTGGCGCCAGCCGGCAGCGCGGGCTGCGAGCGAGGCGCTGccggggcagcagcgggcaggacGCGGGAGGCAAGCGAGGGGCACCGAGGACCGAGTCAGCAGGAAAAGCACTCCAGCTCCTTCCTTGGACACCTGGAGCGGCCACGGCCCCGCTGAGAGCCCAGCACTCGCTGCTCCCACGGATCCCGAACCACGTCATCCGAGCACCGGCAGCTCTAGTGCAGGCTGCGAGAAGGCACAGCATGGGAGTTTATCGTCAAAGAAGACAGGGCTTTGGCATCaagctcacccagcagcagccgAGGGGGGAAGGCACGGGAAGCGGCGGCAGGCGGGAGCTGGACCGCACCGCCTGGCTGCGCTACGGCCACAAGAGCCGGCACTTGAGGGGTTGCGGCCGGCATGGCTGGAAAGGCACCGGTGCCAGGACGGGCCAGGGCAGCAGTCACAAGGGCACGGCCAGGCCGGAGCGGGGGGTGCAAACCGCACACTCACCCCGCTGCTTCCTCCCGCAGCTGCTTCCCCAAGGGCACAACAGCGAGGGCAGGCGCTCGGCCTcgccggggccggccccacgcCCCCAGCCTCCCCAGAGCCGCGGGGCTGCGCTCAGCAGTTGCGGATCACCCACCATGTGCCAAATCACCCGCCACACACCGGGCTCTGGATCCCAGCGGCGGGGAGCTCAGCTCCACCACCGGGACCAGGCCCCTCCTGCACCCTAGCACCCGGGCCCGGTAGCTTCACACAAAGCAGccaccaccctcctgccccaccttCCCACTTCAAGTTGCAggtccctcccctcccaccccacagaaGAGAATTGCACTGGCACAGCCATCCCTGCCGGGCCACCGGCCAGGGGCTCAGTACACCGGCGGGGGCTGGTAACCCCCCGGGGCTTCTGCCGTGTGGGTGAAAGGCGGCTGCTGGTAGCTGTCGTGGCTGATGTTGGGGTAGCTGGAGTACGGAGTGGGAACCTCCGGGGTGGGGTCGACGTAGCTGTGAGAAAAGTCCTCCACCCCCATTTTGTACCTCTTGTAAGCGAAGGCGATCAGGAGGCCCTAGAGAGACGAGGGGGCCGGCGGCAtcagggctgccctgggctgcgcAGCCCGGGGAGCCCCTCCACGCTCCCTCCCAAGCGGGGCAGGGACGGGCTCTGCCGCGGCTTCACTCACccaggagaagatggagaagaagcTGAAGGTGATGGCGGCACGGGCCGAGTCAGCCCCGATGTGCACGTCCTTGGCCTGTGTCCAGGCCCACTGGTTGGTCAGGAAACAAAAGCCAATGAACCACAGGAACGTCCAGAGGCCTGCGGGAGGAAGGTGGcgtgaggggctggggctgcgtcctgctgctcccaggcaggtCCCCAGGCCAGACCCTGCTCCCaccgggctgctgctgccatcgGGGCGGCCGGAGGCCAGCGCAGGCGCCCGGCCCGGTGCAGCCACCCCGCTGCTCCTTGGAGCGCTTGCAGCAGGCAGCGCGTGGCCCGTGGGCAGCGTGCCAGGCGGGAGCGACTCCCTTCGCCAGGCACTGGCAGCCACGTCACGGGACAAGGGCAGCCATTGTAGCAGCCACGGAAGGCGCAGCCCGGCTCCGCAGCCGCCGGTACCTGAAAAGCTGAGGTCTGCCAGGACCAGGTACTTGCGGTCGGTGGTGTTGCTGATCTGGGGAAAGTAGATGTCCACCATGAAGAAGAAGATGCAGGCGAGGAAGGCGAGGATGCCGATGCCAATGCCGTAGCGGCAGGCGTCCTCGTTGTGGTTGAAGATGCAGAagagctggggggagctgggcaggttGGTGTAGCCCTCCCCGAGCAGGCAGGCGAAGACGATCAGGGCGAAGACCTGCAGAGGCGGGAGGCGGTGTCTGGCAGGCGGCACCGGGGCGGTGGGGCCCCTTCcagggctgccagcacccagccgAGCTGGGGGCACCGGCCCGGGCAGGGCTCAGCTGAGGGCCCGCCAcggtggctgggctggggcaggagcgggggaaggccgggccgggagggagggcgagggggggaagggaaggccgggccgggccgggccgggccgggcgggagggagggagcagaaggccgggccgggccgggccgggcgggcgggagggcgagGGGGGGAAGGCCGGGCTAGGCCGCGCGGGCTCcggggcgcggcccggcggggctctCCCGGGGGGGCTGTCCCGGCgccggccccgtcccgccccgaCTCACCGCGCTGGCGATGCGCGCCAGGACCTGCGGCTGCTGCACGAAGCGGCCCAGGTCGAAGGTGCCGCCGGCCTTGGCCGCCCCGTACGCGCCGCCGCCCTCCATCGCGCCgcagccgccaccgccgccgccgcgctccccgccgcttCTGCGCGGCAccgccccggggagggccgggccgggccgggccgggcggtccccgctgccgccggggcggggcggagcgggtcGTGCTCAGGCCGGCGGGCCCGGCTCTCCCCGTGCCCcgcggccgctcggccctgcacaGCGGGGGGACCGGcagccggcccccgcccgcggcggagggtcccgcgcccccccccgccgctgccgcccgccctccctcccggTGCCGCGGCTGCGTGGGACGGGGGAGCGCCGGCCGGCCCCACgccagccccgcggcagccccaCGCCGTTCGCCGGCGGGTGAAGGCCCGGCGCCTCCCGACGAGCTTTGTGCCGCGGGTCGGTTCCAGCCCCACGCCCCGAGCCCGGCTCCCGCGGGTCGCAGCCCCacggcccggccggcggggggtCCCAGCGAGCGCGgccggaggggaaggggaggctcTGCGGGGGGGGTgctcccgccgccccctcgcccGGCACCGGGAGGTGGCAggagggccgggctgggccgggtgGCCGGTgctcccccgccctccccgcgggTGCACGGGGCCGGCTTCGCACCCACGCCGACCCGCGGCGCTTGCCCGGTGCCCggcgcgggcggaggcggcgggagccCGGGGACGCGTCTCCGTCGGTTcctggggccggggcaggcgcggggccgggccgggagcggggcgcggcgggtCCCAGCgcccgggggcgcgggcgggggggccgggagccctGCCGGGGCCGCCTCCTGCCCGGAGCAGCCTTAGTCCGCCCGGGGAGGTCTGCGGGGCCGGAGGGcggtggagggggaagagggaggggaggggagggaggggaaggcgcTGGGACACCGGCGGGCGGtgggagcggggcgcgggcggcacggccccggcggAGCCGCTCTCCGGCCCCGGGACGGCGCTGGCGGGGGGGCACAGAGGTCTCTGCCCCGgtgtcgtcgtcgtcgtcgtcccGGGGCGGGCTTGGGCCCCGCGGGCCCGGCGCTGCCGTAGGGGCGGGAAGGGGCGTCCtcgcccgccccggggctgcgggtcCTGCCGTGCCCTTCCCGAACCGAGCGCCGGCGTCGGTGCCGCGGCGCGGGGGCCGCTCGGAGGTTCCCACGCGCGGTGCGGGCTGGCTCCGTCCCTTCCCCGGGAGAGCCCGGCCCCGGAGCCTCCCTGCCCCGGAACGGCGGGCGGGCTCCTCcagcgcagccccgggccggggacggtgccagccccccggggcgggcaggaccTGCTCGTCGGAGCCTGCGCCGCCTCCCCCATCCGCCCgcccttccttcctgctcccgGCCTGCTGGGCCGCCGGGGCGAGTTGGTCCCGGTGTAGGTCCCGGGTTTAGCCCCGGGCTTAGCCCCgcggcccagccccgcggcccctcgcgctcccgccggccccaGGCCCCCGCACGCGGCggctccgtccccgtccccgtccccgtccgaGGGCAGGCGGGTCCCCGCGTGGCTCGGGGCGGCCGTGGGGGTCGGCGTGGCCGTGGGTGCCGGCTGCGCGGCGCCGGCTGCTGCCCGTCCCCTCGCTGCGGCAGGGCGGCGGGACGGAGGGAGCGCTCGGCCCCGGCAGGATGTCCCAGCCGCCCGCCTTCACCCTCCGCGTCTCCGAGGACACCGAGAGCGATGGGTGAGTGCGGGCCTGCCCGAGCCGTGCCCCGCACGCTCGGCCCCCGGTAtccgcagccccggcggcgcggggctggcgaCCCCGCTGCGGGAGCCAGCGGCCCCCGGGCCCCagcgcccggcccagccccagtCAGCACGTCTGCgtccctgcaggcaggagccGAGCCCCGACAACGAAGGAGCCCTGCACACCTCCTTCCACCAGCTCatccaggagcagagcagcttgGTAGAGGCGGATCTGGAGCTGGAGATGCAGGCGAGGGGCAGAGGTAAAGCGCTGCGGCCGCAGCCGGGGTGGGACGGGGACAGCGTGTGTGCCCAGGGCCATCTACCATCCAGGCCCTGCCTGGGCCAGCCAGGGCTCGTGCCGAGGCTGCGGCCGAAGCACTTGTAGGAGCCCGCTGATGCTTTCACcagtgcaggcagcggggcagacCTGCCCCTGGGGACACAGAGAGTGTCCCTGCAGAAGGGGGTGCTCCGGGGGGAGCACACACCGAGGCAGGCGCCTGGCCTctgtgcaggagcagggcagcggggccaCAGGGACTGGAGCCGTGGGCACTCCAGCTCTCACGGCTCTGtgtcctgccctccctctcccagaGCACCCGGACCGCCTGGCCCCCCCGGACGCCTGTGCCGCAGCCTGGCCGGAGCCCAGGCAGGGCGAGCAGCACCCTGGCtactcctctgcctccctgcggATCCTTGCCAGCATGCCCAGCCGCACCATCGGTAGGTGCCACCCGCCCTCCCACCCTTCCCCAGGCCCAGGAGCCCCTCGGCAGAGCCCTCCCGTCTGCCCACGGACGcccacccccctgccctgctctcacCCACAGGGCGCAGCCGCGGGGCCATCATCTCCCAGTACTACAACcgcacagcccggctgcggcGCCGGAGCAGCCGCCcacccctgcagcagctctgccgcgCGGCGCGGCCCAGCCTGCGGCAGTACGACCTGGAGACCGACCCCACCAGGGCCACACTGGAAGGTGAGGGTCCCCCGGGAGCGGGGGCAGGCGGTGCTGGGCACTGTCCCCATGCCGTTTTCAGGATGGGCACGTTGTGTCCTGGCCGGCCACATCCCGCTGAGCCCCTTGTGCCCCCAGACAAGCGGAGCCTGCTGGTGAAGGAGCTGCTGAGCCTCTCGCCCAGCCAGCGCAGCCACATGCTGCTCACCGTGCCCCTCAGCCTGGCAGAGAAGCGCACCCTCCGGTAGGTCCTCTCCCGCTggccccagccaggcagggctcccACAGCCGGAGCCGTCCCAGGGCCCGCGCCACCCTCTGACATCCCtctctgctgggcaggcaggagctgagcgGGCAGAGGGGCCCCCCGAGGCAGCACGCCCAGCACCGGGCCCCCCCGACTCCCTGCGGATGGTCCAAGGACTACGTTGTCCTCGTAAGTCTGGGGCGCGGGTCTGCACAGCAGCCGTCGGGGGCTCTGGTACAGGCTTCGGCCCCGGTGCTCTCCCCAGGCTCtctctccccagggctgccggGACCTCTGGTAcaggctcctctccctgctcgCCGCCGCGCAGCCCTGGCACTATGCCCTGAAGCAGATCGGCGGCCGCTTCGGCTCCAGTGTCCTCTCCTACTTCCTCTTCCTCAAGACGCTCCTCATGTTCAACATCGTCTTATCCTTCATCCTCCTCGTCTTCGTGGTGGCCCTGCAGGCTGCGTACCCCCCTGCCtcagccagcccccagcccttcACCGGCCTCGAGCTCCTCACGGGAGCGGTAAGCACTGCCAGCACACCAGTGCCGGCGCATCCCCgggccaggagctgctccaggcccggagcccagccctgcagccctgcatcccctgCCATGACGATGCCCCGGTCCCTGCCCTGCGTCCCCTGCCACGATGATGCCCCGGTCCCTGCCCTCGCACAGCCAGGGCCCCTGGGACCACCAGTACTGTGGGTGCAGAAGGGAGTGCCTGGTGCTGCCCTGGCCCAGGGCTCTGTGCCCCGCGGGCTGGCACAGTTgtgccaggctgggcagggagccgCGGGCACCAGCGCGATCACCGTGGGCCCCATCGTGCACTTTCCCACAGGGCTACTTCACTCACTCGCTGCTGTACTACGGCTACTACAGCAACATCACCCTCAACGACCCCTGCGCCTCCAGCCCCAACAGCAGCTCGTgccccctcgcagcccccccGCTCCCGTACAACATGCCGCTGGCCTACGTGTTCAGCGTGGGGGTCTCCTTCCTCGTCACCTGCGTCCTGCTGGTGTACAGGTGGGTCGGCAGCGCCTCCGGCA contains these protein-coding regions:
- the SYNGR2 gene encoding synaptogyrin-2 isoform X1; translation: MGEAAQAPTSRSCPPRGAGTVPGPGLRWRSPPAVPGQGGSGAGLSRGRDGASPHRAWEPPSGPRAAAPTPALGSGRARQDPQPRGGRGRPFPPLRQRRARGAQARPGTTTTTTPGQRPLCPPASAVPGPESGSAGAVPPAPRSHRPPVSQRLPLPPLPSLFPLHRPPAPQTSPGGLRLLRAGGGPGRAPGPPARAPGRWDPPRPAPGPAPRLPRPQEPTETRPRAPAASARAGHRASAAGRRGCEAGPVHPRGGRGSTGHPAQPGPPATSRCRARGRREHPPRRASPSPPAALAGTPRRPGRGAATRGSRARGVGLEPTRGTKLVGRRRAFTRRRTAWGCRGAGVGPAGAPPSHAAAAPGGRAGGSGGGGRGTLRRGRGPAAGPPAVQGRAAAGHGESRARRPEHDPLRPAPAAAGTARPGPARPSPGRCRAEAAGSAAAAVAAAARWRAAARTGRPRPAAPSTWAASCSSRRSWRASPARSSP
- the TK1 gene encoding thymidine kinase, cytosolic isoform X2; this translates as MNCLTVPGVHPGSPSRPRGQIQVIFGPMFSGKSTELMRRVRRFQLAQYRCLLVKYAKDTRYCTSGVSTHDKSTMEALPACLLKDVYQEALGSAVIGIDEGQFNPSNQTAPAVLAQAFGSILNLVPLAESVVKLNAVCMECYREASYTKRLGAEREVEVIGGADKYHSVCRACYFRKRPQQPGLENKENVPVGVKQLDVAPSRKIFAS
- the SYNGR2 gene encoding synaptogyrin-2 isoform X2, which translates into the protein MEGGGAYGAAKAGGTFDLGRFVQQPQVLARIASAVFALIVFACLLGEGYTNLPSSPQLFCIFNHNEDACRYGIGIGILAFLACIFFFMVDIYFPQISNTTDRKYLVLADLSFSGLWTFLWFIGFCFLTNQWAWTQAKDVHIGADSARAAITFSFFSIFSWGLLIAFAYKRYKMGVEDFSHSYVDPTPEVPTPYSSYPNISHDSYQQPPFTHTAEAPGGYQPPPVY